Proteins found in one Mercenaria mercenaria strain notata unplaced genomic scaffold, MADL_Memer_1 contig_3237, whole genome shotgun sequence genomic segment:
- the LOC123536144 gene encoding T-cell-specific guanine nucleotide triphosphate-binding protein 2-like, giving the protein MSDIIAKTQRLSTTESSEDSQSFMSADTSIGSDEYIEDILWFEWNDDQALRDHLSRHGTRNIASLLDDSLEAWKRKSVNIAVIGQSGKGKSSLINALRGLTEADKDAAAVGEQETTRKCTPYSHPKYNNIMYWDIPGCSKETFEKKKYLQQINYRYYDYFLIVSSERFLEADIWLAKELMEKGKRDRCYFIRSKVDIDMASRRRRAMLQNEIFDERQAFQDFQVVVKADMFKALGDSTPFQLFLLSSHFPNRYEFQNLQVKLVVDALAEKRFSLAFGMNSLAQPLLDYKRRVLSDRRKKVALQACSCMPETPSGLKIVSTRLPSINAELEFYKEQLSLDDTGLNTVACRAGVTVQDLRRTVELNAPVLSDSEISNILLEKYRYYLEKEGKKPLGKTKLFFTGQQKIAFKAISKFLDEQMNTYIKDTDKLIDYVKTTTENNTV; this is encoded by the exons ATGTCAGACATTATTGCCAAAACACAACGACTGAGCACTACGGAATCAAGTGAAGACAGTC AGAGCTTTATGTCGGCCGATACCAGTATTGGAAGTGATGAATACATAGAAGATATCCTTTGGTTCGAATGGAACGATG ACCAGGCTCTTCGGGATCATCTATCTCGACATGGTACAAGAAACATCGCATCCCTTTTAGACGACAGCCTTGAAGCATGGAAAAGAAAGTCGGTAAATATAGCTGTCATTGGGCAAAGCGGGAAAGGGAAATCAAGTCTTATCAATGCACTCAGAGGTTTAACTGAAGCAGATAAAGATGCAGCTGCAGTCGGAGAGCAGGAAACAACCAGAAAATGCACCCCGTATAGCCATcctaaatataataatattatgtattgGGATATTCCAGGATGCAGTAAAGAAACTTttgaaaagaagaaatatttgcAACAAATCAATTATAGGTATTACGATTATTTTCTTATTGTTTCTTCTGAAAGATTCCTTGAAGCGGACATTTGGCTGGCAAAGGAACTAATGGAGAAAGGGAAGAGAGACAGATGCTACTTCATCAGGTCCAAAGTCGACATTGATATGGCCAGTCGTAGAAGAAGAGCAATGCTACAAAACGAAATATTTGATGAAAGGCAGGCATTTCAAGACTTTCAAGTAGTAGTCAAAGCCGATATGTTTAAGGCATTGGGCGATAGTACACCCtttcaattatttcttttatcaagCCATTTCCCAAATAGATACGAATTCCAAAACCTTCAAGTGAAGTTAGTTGTGGATGCACTTGCCGAGAAAAGGTTTTCATTAGCTTTTGGAATGAACAGCTTGGCACAGCCGTTACTGGATTACAAGAGACGGGTACTTAGTGACCGGCGGAAGAAAGTTGCACTACAAGCGTGCAGTTGCATGCCCGAAACCCCCAGTGGTTTAAAGATCGTAAGTACCAGGCTTCCTTCTATCAATGCCGAATTGGAATTCTACAAGGAACAACTCTCTTTGGATGATACTGGCCTAAACACGGTTGCTTGTAGAGCGGGAGTTACCGTTCAAGACCTGAGGAGAACAGTTGAATTGAATGCACCAGTCTTGTCTGACTCAGAAATAAgtaacattttattagaaaagtACAGATATTACCTTGAAAAAGAAGGCAAGAAACCTCTTGGTAAAACGAAGTTATTTTTCACTGGACAGCAGAAAATTGCATTCAAAGCAATCAGCAAATTTCTAGATGAACAAATGAACACCTATATTAAGGATACAGACAAACTGATAGACTATGTAAAGACAACGACAGAAAACAATACAGTGTAG